A single genomic interval of Halorubrum aethiopicum harbors:
- a CDS encoding DUF6149 family protein, which yields MKIRQNIRHWAAKKALTTPVVGDVANDKLVDLHTSIFLNKADEERREERRGHLDDFFDATMDAYVAALEAGFPEAEAREITHVQANFDFFNHGWTEMMEIPGDELEEHYRRYESFFSDHGITIDDPLGEFRPVGGIADAPETLERLETAEYENALAGFADDVYVETDDGETVVGGDTEEPEEVDPAAAPGLDEDEASA from the coding sequence ATGAAGATCCGGCAGAACATCCGCCACTGGGCCGCGAAAAAGGCGCTTACGACCCCGGTGGTCGGTGACGTCGCCAACGACAAGCTCGTCGACCTCCACACGAGCATCTTCCTCAACAAGGCCGACGAGGAGCGCCGAGAGGAGCGCAGAGGCCACCTCGACGACTTCTTCGACGCGACGATGGACGCGTACGTCGCCGCCCTCGAGGCCGGCTTCCCGGAGGCCGAGGCCCGCGAGATCACCCACGTCCAGGCCAACTTCGACTTCTTCAACCACGGCTGGACGGAGATGATGGAGATCCCCGGCGACGAGCTCGAGGAGCACTACCGGCGGTACGAGTCGTTCTTTTCGGACCACGGGATCACGATCGACGACCCGCTCGGCGAGTTCCGCCCGGTAGGTGGGATCGCGGACGCGCCCGAGACCCTGGAGCGACTCGAGACGGCGGAGTACGAGAACGCGCTCGCCGGGTTCGCCGACGACGTCTACGTGGAGACCGACGACGGCGAGACGGTCGTCGGCGGCGACACCGAGGAGCCCGAGGAGGTCGATCCCGCCGCCGCGCCCGGTCTCGACGAGGACGAGGCCAGCGCCTGA
- a CDS encoding ATP-binding protein: MSDPALDVVEFVLTTHFYSENRDLDENDLPPRFRRVFWSADAAEDAPGGVERPLKATDASTRTATGVERPWDAVSDLLFTQHTEFSGEITLTQPEMGLEWYRDHADADRIASNPTLVAALEAADGLEAPVSREEAREDVRPIQADRVWIDALLEEYFDEDEDGEMLDLVNVRAPEEIETTLEDLVLTGDQEEEIQKIVKAIEHREYLASIGLREIGKLLFVGPPGTGKTTVSRALAHQLGIPLVEVKMSMITSQYLGETAKNVEKTFEVAKRLSPCILFIDEFDSVAKTRRSDEHAALKRAVNTLLKSIDEVSLVRDEVLLIGATNHPDQLDAAAWRRFDEIVNFPKPDRDMRADILRVVTREMQIADFDPAEVADRTTGLTGSDLRMVLREAVLGALTEDRMTITQADVMEAVADFEERDNLKNMDMIDGEGAEVLGQTDDSGADHGGGHDHGEGDDHAHDHGEESDHAHGHPQD, translated from the coding sequence ATGAGTGACCCGGCGCTCGACGTTGTCGAGTTCGTTCTGACCACCCACTTCTACAGCGAGAACCGCGACCTCGACGAGAACGACCTCCCGCCCCGGTTCAGGCGGGTGTTCTGGTCGGCCGACGCCGCGGAGGACGCTCCCGGCGGCGTCGAGCGCCCGTTGAAGGCGACCGACGCCAGCACCCGAACGGCGACCGGCGTCGAGCGGCCCTGGGACGCGGTCTCGGACCTCCTGTTCACCCAACACACCGAGTTCTCCGGCGAGATCACGCTCACCCAGCCCGAGATGGGACTGGAGTGGTACCGCGACCACGCCGACGCCGACCGGATCGCCTCGAACCCGACGCTCGTCGCGGCGCTCGAGGCCGCCGACGGCCTCGAGGCCCCCGTCTCCCGCGAGGAGGCGCGCGAGGACGTGCGGCCGATCCAGGCCGACCGCGTCTGGATCGACGCGCTCCTCGAGGAGTACTTCGACGAGGACGAGGACGGCGAGATGCTCGACCTCGTCAACGTCCGCGCGCCCGAGGAGATCGAGACCACGCTCGAAGACCTCGTGTTGACGGGCGATCAGGAGGAGGAGATCCAGAAGATCGTGAAGGCGATCGAACACCGGGAGTACCTCGCGAGCATCGGGCTCCGCGAGATCGGGAAGCTGCTGTTCGTCGGCCCGCCGGGCACCGGCAAGACCACCGTCTCGCGGGCGCTCGCCCACCAGCTCGGCATCCCGCTCGTCGAGGTGAAGATGTCGATGATCACGAGCCAGTACCTCGGCGAGACGGCGAAGAACGTCGAGAAGACCTTCGAGGTCGCAAAGCGGCTCTCGCCGTGCATCCTCTTCATCGACGAGTTCGACTCCGTCGCGAAGACGCGCCGGTCCGACGAACACGCCGCCCTGAAACGCGCCGTCAACACGCTGCTCAAGTCGATCGACGAGGTGTCGCTCGTCCGCGACGAGGTGCTCCTCATCGGCGCGACGAACCACCCCGACCAGCTCGACGCCGCTGCCTGGCGTCGGTTCGACGAGATCGTCAACTTCCCCAAGCCCGACCGCGACATGCGCGCGGACATCCTCCGGGTCGTCACCCGCGAGATGCAGATCGCCGACTTCGACCCCGCGGAGGTCGCCGACCGGACCACCGGGCTCACGGGCTCGGACCTCCGGATGGTGCTTCGGGAGGCCGTGCTCGGCGCGCTGACGGAGGACCGCATGACCATCACCCAGGCCGACGTGATGGAGGCCGTCGCCGATTTCGAGGAGCGGGACAACCTCAAGAACATGGACATGATCGACGGCGAGGGCGCGGAGGTGCTCGGCCAGACGGACGACAGCGGGGCCGACCACGGCGGCGGTCACGACCACGGCGAGGGCGACGATCACGCCCACGATCACGGCGAGGAGAGCGACCACGCACACGGACATCCCCAGGACTAG
- a CDS encoding FAD-dependent oxidoreductase — translation MYGVVGGGLAGLAAAARLREAGRPVRLFEATDAVGGRARAVDTAGDPVERFPHYLSRGDDALASLAADHGLDGRIAWRRGRTARYRDGVVHPLDAPWERLAYPGTGLVDAARAGRLVRAVRRLDDADEGHDDADGHDAGTDAAADLDAVTVEAFVTERASRATYEGYVEPVLRAEFGDRADGVSAAWLAEWLRSREDRDRRGAAVGYLDGSMSRLADALVEAIGEEAIRTRSRVADVSSRVDRDGDGDGVSVTVETFETPETPDDRRVVDCEGVVVAAGPATLRNVTGVDPGVDAVPGTCALVATDEPIVDAWRVTVEPGELSTGEDAPFGTLFAHTNLVPPDRYGGDHLTYLVGRGGSVGDVDGAEDGSEGTVRDRWLSALEDLFPAFSPEAVRSFRIARDPAATVAARPGERVPIDLGEAGLPGVAYAGPGSRLDRFGGSPGARVAAGVAAAEAVADAGTGAFGEGSGFEWG, via the coding sequence ATGTACGGCGTCGTCGGCGGCGGGCTCGCGGGACTCGCGGCGGCCGCCCGGCTCCGCGAGGCGGGCCGCCCGGTGCGGCTGTTCGAGGCGACGGACGCGGTCGGCGGGCGGGCGCGCGCGGTCGACACCGCCGGCGACCCGGTGGAGCGGTTCCCGCACTACCTCTCGCGCGGCGACGACGCCCTGGCGTCGCTCGCGGCCGATCACGGGCTCGACGGTCGGATCGCGTGGCGACGCGGCCGAACCGCCCGCTACCGCGACGGGGTCGTCCACCCGCTCGACGCCCCGTGGGAGCGGCTGGCGTATCCGGGAACCGGCCTCGTCGACGCGGCTCGAGCCGGGCGTCTCGTCCGCGCGGTTCGCCGCCTCGACGACGCTGACGAGGGCCACGACGACGCTGACGGGCACGATGCCGGAACCGACGCCGCCGCCGACCTCGACGCGGTGACCGTCGAGGCGTTCGTCACGGAGCGCGCGTCGCGGGCGACCTACGAGGGATACGTCGAGCCGGTCCTCCGCGCCGAGTTCGGTGACCGCGCCGACGGCGTCTCCGCGGCGTGGCTCGCGGAGTGGCTTCGCTCGCGGGAGGACCGCGACCGCCGCGGGGCCGCGGTCGGCTACCTCGACGGCTCGATGTCCCGTCTCGCGGACGCGCTCGTCGAGGCGATCGGAGAGGAGGCGATCCGGACGAGGAGCCGCGTGGCCGACGTGAGTTCCCGCGTCGACCGCGACGGGGACGGCGACGGTGTCTCGGTGACGGTCGAGACATTCGAGACGCCCGAGACGCCCGACGATCGCCGGGTCGTCGACTGCGAGGGGGTCGTCGTCGCCGCCGGCCCGGCGACGCTTCGGAACGTGACGGGGGTCGACCCCGGCGTCGACGCCGTCCCCGGAACGTGCGCGCTCGTCGCGACGGACGAGCCGATCGTCGACGCGTGGCGGGTGACGGTCGAACCCGGGGAACTCTCGACGGGCGAGGACGCCCCGTTCGGGACGCTGTTCGCGCACACGAACCTGGTCCCGCCCGACCGGTACGGGGGCGATCACCTGACGTATCTGGTCGGTCGCGGGGGATCGGTCGGCGACGTGGACGGCGCGGAGGACGGAAGCGAGGGGACGGTCCGAGATCGATGGCTGTCTGCGCTCGAGGATCTGTTTCCGGCGTTCTCCCCGGAGGCGGTTCGGTCGTTCCGGATCGCACGCGATCCCGCCGCGACCGTCGCGGCGCGTCCCGGCGAGCGCGTCCCGATCGACCTCGGCGAAGCGGGGCTTCCGGGCGTCGCGTACGCCGGGCCCGGAAGCCGGCTCGACCGGTTCGGAGGTTCGCCGGGGGCGCGGGTCGCCGCGGGGGTCGCGGCCGCGGAGGCGGTGGCGGACGCCGGGACGGGAGCGTTCGGAGAGGGATCCGGATTCGAGTGGGGGTGA
- a CDS encoding class I SAM-dependent methyltransferase, translated as MYGLGDVRFFDRIAPLYDLVMPPASGAALAAGFDRAERPIDRLLDVGGGSGRAAAALTGPEVTVVDASLGMLRRAREARGLSAVAGDAGRLPFRDGSVDAAMVVDAFHHLPDRQAALREVARALAPGGVLVVREFDPAHPLGRLLVAGEHAIGMGSRFSTPDALATDMEAVGLDPAVVDRGFGYTVAGVRLDRDETA; from the coding sequence ATGTACGGCCTCGGCGACGTTCGCTTCTTCGACCGGATCGCGCCGCTGTACGACCTCGTCATGCCGCCCGCGAGCGGCGCGGCGCTCGCGGCGGGGTTCGACCGCGCGGAGCGACCGATCGACCGACTGCTCGACGTCGGCGGCGGCTCCGGGCGCGCGGCGGCCGCGCTGACGGGACCCGAGGTCACGGTCGTCGACGCCTCCCTCGGCATGCTCCGGCGCGCTCGCGAGGCCCGCGGGCTGTCGGCGGTCGCCGGCGACGCGGGTCGCCTCCCGTTTCGGGACGGAAGCGTCGACGCCGCCATGGTCGTCGACGCGTTCCACCACCTGCCGGACCGGCAGGCCGCCCTGCGGGAGGTCGCGCGAGCCCTCGCGCCCGGCGGCGTCCTCGTCGTTCGCGAGTTCGACCCCGCACACCCGCTCGGGCGGCTGCTCGTCGCCGGCGAGCACGCGATCGGCATGGGATCGCGGTTCTCGACGCCCGACGCGCTCGCGACCGACATGGAGGCGGTCGGACTCGACCCGGCGGTCGTCGACCGCGGCTTCGGCTACACCGTCGCTGGAGTGCGCCTCGATCGGGACGAGACGGCCTAA
- a CDS encoding NAD(P)/FAD-dependent oxidoreductase, with translation MSDSYVIVGDGIAGASAAETLREEAPDAEITVITDEGESLYNRILIKEFAKGKLPEAPISIHDESWYDDHDVDLRLNTLVVDVDVENDAIRTHEEETIEYDSLLLAIGGTPQQLPVENADAEGIHHFWTFQDARKIKESVEDADRGVIVGAGLLGIDFAAICGEQDVEAKYLMRGDSWWRYALSNEGAEIMHEAMRERGVEPVFDSGVDRFEVDDDGHVEAAVDPNGERYECDFAGVAIGLDFNTEILEDTPIETDDGVIVDEYMRTNVDNVFAAGDITEFHDTVLGERAQNGAWGSAKEQGTIAAHNMIDHGSEPFEWVSSYSITHFDFPFLSFGHPTLGDDSVEATTADGEWRRVALKDGRVVGGVLIGDLSPQSAFKQLMREKRDVSGQTELLMEPGFSVDDLAASTEH, from the coding sequence ATGAGCGATTCGTACGTGATCGTCGGGGACGGGATCGCGGGGGCCTCAGCCGCCGAGACCCTCCGCGAGGAAGCGCCTGACGCCGAGATCACGGTCATCACCGACGAGGGGGAGTCCCTCTACAACCGGATCCTGATAAAGGAGTTCGCGAAGGGGAAGCTCCCGGAAGCGCCCATCTCGATCCACGACGAGTCCTGGTACGACGACCACGACGTCGACCTCCGATTGAACACGCTGGTCGTCGACGTCGACGTCGAGAACGACGCGATCCGGACCCACGAGGAAGAGACGATCGAGTACGACTCTCTGCTTCTGGCGATCGGCGGGACGCCCCAACAGCTCCCCGTCGAGAACGCCGACGCCGAGGGGATCCACCACTTCTGGACGTTCCAGGACGCCCGGAAGATCAAGGAGAGCGTTGAGGACGCCGACCGCGGCGTCATCGTCGGCGCGGGGCTGCTCGGCATCGACTTCGCGGCGATCTGCGGCGAACAGGACGTGGAGGCGAAGTACCTGATGCGCGGCGACTCCTGGTGGCGCTACGCCCTCTCGAACGAGGGCGCGGAGATCATGCACGAGGCGATGCGCGAGCGCGGCGTCGAACCCGTCTTCGACTCCGGCGTGGACCGCTTCGAGGTCGACGACGACGGCCACGTGGAGGCGGCCGTCGACCCCAACGGCGAGCGGTACGAGTGCGACTTCGCGGGCGTGGCGATCGGGCTGGACTTCAACACGGAGATACTCGAGGACACACCGATCGAGACCGACGACGGGGTGATCGTCGACGAGTACATGCGGACGAACGTCGACAACGTGTTCGCCGCCGGCGACATCACGGAGTTCCACGACACGGTCCTCGGCGAGCGCGCCCAGAACGGCGCGTGGGGATCGGCCAAAGAGCAGGGGACGATCGCCGCACACAACATGATCGACCACGGCAGCGAACCCTTCGAGTGGGTCTCCTCGTACTCGATCACGCACTTCGATTTCCCCTTCCTCTCCTTCGGCCACCCGACGCTCGGCGACGACTCGGTGGAGGCCACCACCGCCGACGGCGAGTGGCGGCGCGTCGCGCTGAAGGACGGGCGGGTCGTCGGCGGCGTGCTCATCGGCGACCTCTCGCCGCAGTCGGCGTTCAAACAGCTGATGCGCGAGAAGCGCGACGTGAGCGGCCAGACGGAACTCCTCATGGAGCCCGGCTTCTCCGTCGACGACCTCGCCGCCTCGACCGAGCACTGA